The Petropleomorpha daqingensis genome includes a window with the following:
- a CDS encoding GatB/YqeY domain-containing protein, which produces MPELKDQLRSDLTTAMKSRDELRTATLRMALAAVSAEEVAGKEARELSDDEVQAVLRREAKKRREAADAFAEAGRAQQADRERAEGEVLAGYLPAQMEDADLAALVADVITQTGASGMKDMGRVMGAANKAVAGRADGWRVAAEVRRQLG; this is translated from the coding sequence GTGCCCGAGCTCAAGGACCAGCTGCGATCCGACCTGACCACTGCGATGAAGAGCCGCGACGAGCTGCGCACCGCGACCCTGCGCATGGCGCTCGCGGCGGTCAGCGCCGAGGAGGTCGCCGGCAAGGAGGCCCGCGAGCTCAGCGACGACGAGGTGCAGGCGGTGCTGCGGCGCGAGGCCAAGAAGCGCCGGGAGGCCGCCGACGCCTTCGCCGAGGCCGGCCGCGCGCAGCAGGCCGACCGGGAGCGCGCCGAGGGCGAGGTCCTGGCCGGTTACCTGCCGGCGCAGATGGAGGACGCCGACCTCGCCGCGCTGGTGGCCGACGTCATCACGCAGACCGGCGCGAGCGGGATGAAGGACATGGGGCGGGTCATGGGCGCGGCCAACAAGGCCGTCGCCGGCCGGGCCGACGGCTGGCGCGTCGCCGCGGAGGTCCGCCGGCAGCTCGGTTAG
- a CDS encoding metallophosphoesterase, whose protein sequence is MRWYTTLPTAAVATGAATVAYASLYERTRWTLRRFDVPVLAPGSRPLSILHLSDLHMTADQRSKQEWVAGLAALEPDLVVDTGDNLAGMDAVPPTLKALDPLTDVPGAFVTSSNDYFAPRPKNPLKYFRKNHKRVHGVKLPWRDLRDGLVDRGWLNLTNARGELTVDGRRVVFAGLDDPHLKLDRYEKVAGPADPTADLRIGVVHSPEPRVLDRFAADGYDLLLCGHTHGGQLRVPFYGALVTNCGIPRDKARWLHRWTQPTAEHPNGTWLHVSAGLGTSPYAPVRFACPPEATLLTLTAREG, encoded by the coding sequence GTGCGCTGGTACACCACACTGCCCACCGCGGCCGTCGCCACCGGAGCCGCGACCGTCGCCTACGCGAGCCTCTACGAGCGCACCCGGTGGACGCTGCGCCGCTTCGACGTCCCGGTGCTGGCGCCGGGCTCGCGGCCGCTGTCGATCCTGCACCTCTCCGATCTGCACATGACCGCCGACCAGCGGTCCAAGCAGGAGTGGGTCGCCGGCCTCGCCGCCCTCGAGCCGGACCTCGTGGTCGACACCGGCGACAACCTGGCGGGGATGGACGCCGTCCCGCCCACGCTCAAGGCGCTGGACCCGCTGACGGACGTCCCCGGCGCGTTCGTGACGTCGTCCAACGACTACTTCGCGCCGCGGCCGAAGAACCCGCTGAAGTACTTCAGGAAGAACCACAAGCGCGTGCACGGGGTGAAGCTGCCCTGGCGCGACCTGCGCGACGGCCTGGTCGACCGCGGCTGGCTGAACCTCACCAACGCGCGCGGCGAGCTCACCGTCGACGGCCGGCGCGTCGTCTTCGCCGGGCTGGACGACCCGCACCTGAAGCTGGACCGCTACGAGAAGGTGGCCGGACCGGCCGACCCGACGGCGGACCTGCGGATCGGCGTCGTCCACTCCCCCGAGCCGCGCGTGCTCGACAGGTTCGCCGCCGATGGCTACGACCTGCTGCTCTGCGGGCACACCCACGGCGGGCAGCTTCGGGTGCCGTTCTACGGGGCGCTGGTCACCAACTGCGGCATCCCGCGCGACAAGGCCCGCTGGCTGCACCGCTGGACGCAGCCGACGGCGGAGCACCCGAACGGCACGTGGCTGCACGTCTCGGCAGGCCTGGGCACCAGTCCCTACGCGCCGGTGCGCTTCGCCTGCCCGCCGGAGGCCACCCTGCTGACGCTGACCGCGCGGGAGGGCTGA
- a CDS encoding S9 family peptidase yields the protein MSSAVPDSPALPAEVTERWQARFRAPRVSLPDWADDAPNRCLYSSDVSGVVEQYAWDRTADTHRQVTNRPNGTLIGTLSPDGATIWWFADTDGDEFGTWRTQPFEGGPDTEPLPQVGPAYPAGLEVGRTLVAVGRSTDDGSELWLAPSGADPRVIYRHPDPASVDALSRDDELLVISHSEHGDPRYPALRVLRTADDDVVAEKWDGDGLGLHALEFGPLPGDRRLLVGHERRGRDELLIWDLATGEETELVLDLPGDVTAGWYPDGSALLVGHDTAARSELYRYDLAAGTLERLDTPPGVVRGATARPDGTVELAWSSSARPPVIRRAEGPVVLSVASEEPPAGYPVEDRWVSGPGGKIQALLVRPDGPGPYATAFLVHGGPESLDDDSYRARRAAYVDAGYAVVHVNYRGSSGYGSEWRDALTGRPGLTELEDIGAVYDALVAEGVLDPQRAIISGGSWGGFLTLLALGTQPERWAAGIAEVPVADYLAAYEDEMEGLRAYDRALFGGSPAEVHDVYVRSSPITYVDAVAAPVLVVAGANDPRCPIRQIENYLGELDRRELPHEVYRFDAGHGSLVIEETIRQVEVALSFALRHVAP from the coding sequence GTGAGCTCCGCCGTGCCCGACTCCCCCGCCCTTCCCGCCGAGGTCACCGAGCGCTGGCAGGCCCGGTTCCGCGCGCCTCGGGTCAGCCTGCCGGACTGGGCCGACGACGCCCCGAACCGCTGCCTGTACTCCTCGGACGTCAGCGGCGTCGTCGAGCAGTACGCGTGGGACCGGACTGCGGACACCCACCGGCAGGTCACCAACCGGCCCAACGGCACGCTGATCGGCACCCTGTCCCCCGACGGCGCGACCATCTGGTGGTTCGCCGACACCGACGGCGACGAGTTCGGCACCTGGCGGACCCAGCCGTTCGAGGGCGGTCCCGACACCGAGCCGCTGCCCCAGGTCGGCCCGGCCTACCCCGCCGGGCTCGAGGTGGGCCGCACGCTGGTCGCCGTCGGGCGCTCCACCGACGACGGCAGCGAGCTGTGGCTGGCGCCGTCCGGCGCGGATCCCCGGGTGATCTACCGGCACCCCGACCCGGCGTCGGTCGATGCGCTCAGCCGGGACGACGAGCTGCTGGTGATCTCGCACTCCGAGCACGGCGACCCGCGCTACCCGGCCCTGCGGGTGCTGCGGACCGCGGACGACGACGTGGTCGCCGAGAAGTGGGACGGCGACGGTCTCGGGCTGCACGCCCTGGAGTTCGGCCCGCTGCCCGGCGACCGCAGGCTGCTGGTCGGCCACGAGCGCCGCGGCCGCGACGAGCTGCTGATCTGGGACCTCGCGACCGGCGAGGAGACCGAGCTCGTGCTCGACCTGCCCGGCGACGTCACCGCGGGCTGGTACCCCGACGGCTCCGCGCTGCTGGTCGGCCACGACACCGCCGCCCGCAGCGAGCTGTACCGCTACGACCTGGCCGCCGGGACGCTGGAGCGGCTGGACACCCCGCCGGGCGTCGTCCGCGGGGCCACGGCCCGACCGGACGGCACCGTGGAGCTGGCGTGGTCGTCGTCGGCGCGCCCGCCGGTGATCCGCCGGGCCGAAGGCCCCGTCGTCCTGTCCGTCGCGTCCGAGGAGCCGCCGGCCGGCTACCCGGTCGAGGACCGCTGGGTGAGCGGGCCGGGCGGGAAGATCCAGGCGCTGCTCGTCCGGCCGGACGGGCCCGGCCCGTACGCGACGGCGTTCCTGGTCCACGGCGGCCCGGAGTCCCTGGACGACGACTCCTACCGCGCCCGCCGGGCGGCCTACGTCGACGCGGGCTACGCCGTGGTGCACGTGAACTACCGCGGGTCCAGCGGCTACGGCAGCGAGTGGCGCGACGCCCTCACCGGCCGGCCCGGGCTGACCGAGCTGGAGGACATCGGAGCGGTGTACGACGCGCTGGTCGCCGAGGGCGTGCTCGACCCGCAGCGGGCGATCATCTCCGGCGGCTCGTGGGGCGGCTTCCTGACCCTGCTGGCGCTGGGCACCCAGCCGGAGCGGTGGGCGGCGGGCATCGCCGAGGTGCCGGTCGCGGACTACCTCGCGGCCTACGAGGACGAGATGGAGGGCCTGCGCGCCTACGACCGGGCGCTGTTCGGCGGGTCACCGGCCGAGGTGCACGACGTCTACGTCCGCTCCTCGCCGATCACCTACGTCGACGCGGTGGCCGCGCCGGTGCTCGTCGTCGCCGGGGCCAACGACCCGCGCTGCCCGATCCGGCAGATCGAGAACTACCTCGGCGAGCTGGACCGACGCGAGCTGCCGCACGAGGTGTACCGGTTCGACGCCGGCCACGGCTCGCTGGTGATCGAGGAGACGATCCGGCAGGTCGAGGTGGCGCTGTCGTTCGCGCTGCGCCACGTGGCGCCCTAG